The DNA region gcaatttttcagaaaattttgagaccgtccctggctgttctttatagtgctatatgtaagttgtacttgttttattctgaaatgtttaaaaattctcaagagttgggaccatgtgtcccctgcatgcaaaccaattttagcaaatttaaaaatccactgaaaaattaaatctcgtatatgagcactatctgcctcacatttcctcgaccagaaaaactatcccctgccacccaagaacttaccgaaataatgtttcatgagacttttattccaccaccagtaagcatccttattcactattttcaattagcctagtgtttgttttattaaacatcatgtATCAgcaactgttcctcgttcgagtcaattcaaactaacgagcattcgcaactttgtgtaggCCCcctatgtcaacaaacttgattattcaagtcttctaatcggaatttccatttaatcaagtgaataagctctaagaaaaattatctagagctaaacaattattttaaggtttatttcagtgaaactttacattaaaacagttagatttatctcaggaatgacgtactaaattgtattgcgcaaggtcacaatagccgcataacacaacgttgcatcatcgttttggGTCACACAAAGGACTGTCttaaaagcttcataatataaatcaaattgtatgagataaatagaacatctataattgtgtgattttatatttgctttatccaactcgttgaaatggttatattcgctcggcaagcctcgcgaatatatacaccatttcaactcgttggataaagcaaatataaaatcacacaatatagatatcctctatatatttCATGCCGTCCTTTGCTTCCTTTATATTCTGTATTTATGGTAAATGTTGCGCTTGTTTTGTTTGCAAGATTCAGGACTGGATAAGGACACCCCTCAAGGTCTCCCTACAGACCACCTACAGGGGGGACACAGCCACTGACCCGGTGTCCGTCACGTGGAACTTGCTGATGATCAAAGTGAGGCTTCGtcctacattttttttttcaatccgTGTTAACTAAATGTTAATTGTCTGTTGTTTTATATGCAAGACATaataattcaatgaaaaatcaataaaattatcaaatttgttaagAAACTACAGAAAAATATTGAGGTTAAAACATTTCGTAGAAGCAAATTTTGAGACCAGGTCCAAATCTGCCCTTAGCGGAATGTGAGGCCGAAAGTGAGGCGATACCAATTATGAGGCCAGACCAGCCCAAAGGGTTCGGGCCTGGTTTTAGACTGTATCCTTTCCTATTGATAACAACTACTCCTATCTTTTTAAACCAGAAAACGCATTTTTTATTGGTATTCTAAAACGTATGATTTATTATAGTATTTCCTTCTATTTGCAGTTGTCCTGCTGTGGAGTAGATAACGGAAGAGACTTCGAGTTTTCACGTTTTAATCGTGATTTCACTCTACATATTTTTAATCAGACATTGTCGATCAGCAACTTGCAAACACCTTTGGCTTGTTGTAATAGTGCCTCACGACGAACGACATTTGAGCCTGGCGCATGCGCAAAGTATCCTATCCGTAAAGACCACACTCATTACTTTGAAGTAAGAACGCCAAACATTTgacaaagtttttaaacaaaaacctAATAAAGTACTTTTAATTCCATAATTTCAAAAGGAACTTTTTCTCGGAAAGTACACAGGGTATACAGTTAAATGTTTTTCACACAGAAATGTTATATCTAGAGTCACTTTTGACTTTGTAAACAGCTACATGTTTATTTATGCCATCACTGTATGTACATCTACGTCATTATACGTTACCATTTCCATTAGAATTCTTTGTTGCTCTCAAAGAAAAAGCAGCACATAATATGTAAAAGAAGAGACGCTGAGGCACatagtgtataaaaaaaaccaatgtcaTTACACCTCTATATTTATATCAGATCTTTCTTCACAATGTGCACAGAATAGTTCAAATTCCTGTGTACTTCGAGGTATATGCCCTTTAAAATTACATAGGTTAAATGATAAGGAATGAGTTCTTAAATATTATCTTTGTTATGCGAGTATATCACAATTTTGGACAGCTTCCTCTTTGTTATGAAGTCCATGCTTGTTATAGAAAACTGCTGAACGGATGTCATTTATTCGTTTGACTGATATGGTTTATCGCCTTTTACTATACATACAGGGTTGTCTGGAGAAGATCTGGAGCTACGTCACACAGTATTCTGATGCATTTATCCTAGCAGCCGTGGTGATTTGTTCATTAGAGGTACAAACtacttttttgtaatttttttaatgatttggtACTTTGTCTctttttttgacttttttaaaagtcaaactATTACTAGTAGTATCTTGTATTTTCCGCCCATATCTTGTTTCATTGACCAAAGACAATGAGATATGTTACAATGTTATTAATAACTTtaccagaaaaaaatattatcgtGATTACGTTATTTAAGAGTATACAACCACTACTTCAGGCTCTACAGGTGATTCTAACCTGTGTGTTTATGGAACTTCTGAAACGAGAAATGGAAGAGCGGAAACGGAGGAAGTCCCGGACGTACAGGAAAGGAAGTGACTTCTTCTATCCCTCAATATCGGAGGAAAGTCTGATGTGACTCAAAAAGGATTAGTTAGAGAACTTGTAGAGTTCaatcattaaaacaataaaatactaaaATAGAAAGATGCACGATAACTCGCTACACGATGCTAAAATTggggaaataatttgaaatctatggaaatgtatatacaaaaaattcGGGGAATAAAAATAAGCATGGTTAGCAAACCTTTCTTTAATCGATTCAGTCGATTTGTTCAAATTGTTTGGAAATTGACAGCTCTTCGggagatttttaaatatcaacttATTTTTAGTAAATTGAATACATGCAGGTGCGTATCCGAAGAATAGtaaattttcgtggaattcgtttGTGTAATATTGGATCAATGCCAACATTAATAATAAATGGTGCCGTGTCACCGTCCAAGGTTACCGAGAATATCGTAATACATCACGTGGGGGTTTCTTTCAAATGAATTACAgtacttctttaaaaaaaaaaacctgaaatccCAACTAAGTTATTTTTGTACCaacaataagtaaaaaaaacatttgttcgaaataatctataaaacatttattgctTGTCATGTTAATAAAAGtcattattaaatataaatgaaataaaatattataaaataaacataaaggaATGTATAGAATTCTCAAAAGTGAtaatataaaactataaaattcAAGCGTCGTAAAAACCACTATTATGGCAAATAATCGACTTCCGGTGCAGATTTATTTTGGTGGGAAAACGTTGTTCTTGAAATCTCCTATCATATTTCCGGCGGGACGGTAACTCCCGCACACATACACTTTGCAGCCATCCACTGACTTGGCCTTGCCAAAGCCCACCTCCGTCGTTCCTTTCCAGACAACTTGAGTAAAGTGGCCTGGATTAAAAAAGataccatgtacatgtataaggattAATACCAAGGAAAATTGAACAAGCTTTTTCAGACGTTTCTagataatttgaaaaatgatgacAATCCTAATTTGGTTTAAAGAGCTGTAATGCTTATTGTTGTGGGAACGCGAGGTATTCTAGGTACAACCAAATTAACAGCTTATTGATCCCAGTCATTTAATAGGGTAAATGATAAAGGAATTTCGTAAAACCGGTGTTACTCATGATGCAACATTGGGCATAACCATGTAAGTTTTCGTAATACCGGTATACAATATAGTTATACCAACACTGAGCATAATCatgtaattatttgtaatacCGGTATACAACATATAGCAACATTTGGCATAACCATGTAATCATTCGTATTACCGGTATACAACATGTGGCAAGTCAACCATGAGCATTACCATGTAATCATTTGTTATACCGGTTTACAACATGTAGCTGCACtgggtacatgtataagtgCCTTCCTTATGACTTGGTCCTGGTTCCAATAAGTGTTACCCTCAAACCATGTTTGCTGAATTTAATTATGGACGCTTATACTATGCTGTTACAGGAAAAACCCATTTACTGAGGTTGATCTACGGTTCGTCTTACTTTGCTGTTACAATACAACAATGATTGACGTGCAGGAACGAATCACTACGATTTATGAATTTAGTGAACACTCATAAGATATCAATCTTGTCAACGTCACTATACTCTTTTTGTCTAGACGTACAATAAGAGATTGCCAGATTTGATTGGCTTTTGTCATAAATCTGGGTAGACCAATGATTCTcactgttttgaaataaaacagtcttCCGTAGTAATTATATTACAAGTGTTCGCAAAGCCAAACCGGTCATATGTGACTTGGGCTTGGTTTACTCCttcattatgaaaaaaacaacaactataCAATAATGAAATGTCTTTTACCTGTCCCACTTTGGCTGTCTTTGTCAAATTTGTGGTCTTTTATTTCGCTGTACCATGACTGAGTGAAATCTTTTCCTTTAAGAAGAAAAGAAAGCAATGGTTATAAACGCGGAGCGTTATGTTTATACTGTTTCTTTAATACATGAATGAAAAAAGTAGACTTAATTCTATTATGATTGcttctttttatgttttttgatGTAAATGCTACCAAGTTAAATTATAATCATGCTGTTAGATATTTATCTTCAGcaataaaagatattaaattaTACAACCGTGTATATTGTACATCGTTTTAAGATTCCAAAAATACTAAATGTTATAACTTGTCAACAACGACACTGAATTGTGAAATCTACAGATCGGAGAGTATCATCTGTCCAAGTTACAAGAGAAAACAGGTTGGCAATCTAAACCAAAATCAATGAGAGAATGGTTTAAAAAAcgttttatatctttttttttattttgtaattcacATTACGGAAGAACTTGgggatattttattttttacctttttaaaaaactgaaatgCGTTTTTCCAAATAATGTAACTATTGGAGAGAAAAATGAAACAGGTAATTTACAttcttatattttgttttcatccaGAATATGTAAGTAACCTCTGAGGTAATGTGACATCATTCATTTATTGTAGTTTAATGTTCGCTATATCACTTTTCTGGATAGATATGATGTATCTTATGACTTCGTAGTCATCATAAAAGAACAATGAAACTTAAACCCTGCATTATTCAGACTATAGTGAGCAATTTTATTCTGCAAGATACATGATATGGATAATTGTCTTACAACGATTCTAGGCGTATAGAGTGTCAGTGAAAATCCCAAACGTCGCAGTTACTGTAGCTTGAAGAGCAGACAAACCTACCAATGGGTCTCTGCTGAACTAGTGCCAATTTACGGTTCCCTTAACACACTGTTTATTTCTGCGTGTTGGTCATTCCTTAAATTCTATTTATgtgaatatatattattttgggAAGAATATTGATTACTTGGAAGAAAGCTAcctgcaattttaaaaaatgaaatagctGCCGTTTAACCATTGTCGTATAAAAGGTTTGATTTGGACCAACTcgttaagtttatttttaaagtcaTTCTTATGATTAAAATAACAACAGATTTCCCGCTTAAATGGAcatttattttgtcatttaaCGCGGCACCTTGGGACTAAACCCTTGTGTTTACATATGACAGAGTATCGAAATGGCCTCTTATAGCTGGCATTTTAACCCGGATTAAAAAAGGATCTATGATTAGTTAAACTTAAAGAAGTACACcactgtaaaatatatatgtagttttaaaatcgatacATCggtaacttaaaaaaaatcaatgttcgTGTCATGCTTAACTAATAATAAACTGAATTACCAACTCAAATATTTAGAGTTCTTTTTCAAATGTGCGGACCATGTGTGTACAGACACGGCGACACAGACCAGGGCAGACTAATTACCTGCATAATCCGTGGGTCGTGAGGATCCAGTGTAGGCAATGTTCTCCCCGATGCTCTGTCCGTTCAGCTTGCAATTACTGTGATTAAAATCGTTCTTACCAGCCATATGTTCGGCCCATTTTTGAGCGTATTCTTGAAGATCCTGCATGATTAATATTCATGATAGTTCTATTCCTATTCAAAAGCACTATGTATGTTTTGTTTAgttaaaaaaagcaaacaaacaaaaaatcgaCCAAGAATAACGGAAAGGTAAATCCGTAAAATGACCTTTGCCAGTGTGACCGGGGGTACTCCATGTTTAGCCCTCAGTTCATTGTGAGCTTTCAGGGCATCTTGGTTGCATTCATCCAAAGTCTGGTTCCCTTGCGAGCCATTGGCAGGCTTGGAGGCCACTGATGTTCCGGACCCACCAGATGGCGATGgctaaaaccaaaaaaacaaaagtttATGACTCAATGTGTTGCTTTGTGGCACTGTTAATATACTCtgataaatttgaaattaaagagACATATTTTCCTATCtgtaatttaaataaagtaGTGAGAAgactttatcatattttctttcCATATTCCAACATTTTCTAGTATTTCGAGTtaattttgcttatttataaaataaaatactgggGTTTGCCTTTTTAACGGAATTAATAGCAATTTGTTAATGTCTCTGGACTGTTTGGATTCAATGGTCACGCCCTGTACTAACAGTCGCCCCTTACCTGGCCCTGGCTAACAGAGGTACTAACTTCCTCTGAGATGTTCCCGCCGTCGTCGATCGTTGTCGTCGTCTTGACTTCCTTCCGTCCGTCAGGGTAGATGGTGGTTTCCTCTTTCACTGTTGTTTTCACCGTCTTCCCATTCTTCGTGCTTGTCGAAGTTTTAGTGCTTGTAGATTTCTGCATtttctgtgggtttttttttcaccgTGGCTTGTAATAAAACTTAATTATGGTTGCAACAAATCGTAAGTCCGTCTCAAAATGAAGAACTTTTGGGCGATGAGCTTTTTAAATATCCCACATATGGTAAATTTCCTTCTTCAAAAACGTTTCTGCGAAATAATGTGACGTGAAATAAGCCTATTGACTCTCTAAATTATGCATGGTTAGAATTTTAAATGGGCAACTAATCTACACGTACTTACATACGTaggttatttttaaagtatatgtaCACACTGGAAAGacttttgttataaatattacaataaGAATAGTTTAAAGTTTGTTAATATAAATCTAGATTGATTGTTTCttctaaataaattatcaatgaatCATCATATTCATTTCTTagaataagatatttttaacacaaataaaaatcagTTGATCCtttcttagaaaatcttttggTATTATAGAATATCACTGTTCCCCAAGTTTCAGTTCTGCTTATTTTACAGTCTTTTCAAGAAACAGTTCGGTTAAATAAACCCAAGAAGGAGCACGTCCAGGTATTAGGAACATGAATGACAAAAACATGACGCATCAAGTTTATTTTACA from Crassostrea angulata isolate pt1a10 chromosome 7, ASM2561291v2, whole genome shotgun sequence includes:
- the LOC128193051 gene encoding Golgi-associated plant pathogenesis-related protein 1-like, with translation MQKSTSTKTSTSTKNGKTVKTTVKEETTIYPDGRKEVKTTTTIDDGGNISEEVSTSVSQGQPSPSGGSGTSVASKPANGSQGNQTLDECNQDALKAHNELRAKHGVPPVTLAKDLQEYAQKWAEHMAGKNDFNHSNCKLNGQSIGENIAYTGSSRPTDYAGKDFTQSWYSEIKDHKFDKDSQSGTGHFTQVVWKGTTEVGFGKAKSVDGCKVYVCGSYRPAGNMIGDFKNNVFPPK
- the LOC128193049 gene encoding uncharacterized protein LOC128193049 isoform X1; translation: MDTLVKKPFDSTSTITETKDIPSNVHRSIKCVLIILNSLQVFLGLTCCVGCLFVRFDKVYIKRLVRTYLMPVVADLMRTFSGSDYGIGYAINAYDTTEVLRWVALVFLVMTFILLLPALFGISGLCSKRPWLMTTYIVVTGVLVIAKIALIVLCYIRPDVIQDWIRTPLKVSLQTTYRGDTATDPVSVTWNLLMIKLSCCGVDNGRDFEFSRFNRDFTLHIFNQTLSISNLQTPLACCNSASRRTTFEPGACAKYPIRKDHTHYFEGCLEKIWSYVTQYSDAFILAAVVICSLEALQVILTCVFMELLKREMEERKRRKSRTYRKGSDFFYPSISEESLM
- the LOC128193049 gene encoding uncharacterized protein LOC128193049 isoform X2, giving the protein MDTLVKKPFDSTSTITETKDIPSNVHRSIKCVLIILNSLQVFLGLTCCVGCLFVRFDKVYIKRLVRTYLMPVVADLMRTFSGSDYGIGYAINAYDTTEVLRWVALVFLVMTFILLLPALFGISGLCSKRPWLMTTYIVVTGVLVIAKIALIVLCYIRPDVDWIRTPLKVSLQTTYRGDTATDPVSVTWNLLMIKLSCCGVDNGRDFEFSRFNRDFTLHIFNQTLSISNLQTPLACCNSASRRTTFEPGACAKYPIRKDHTHYFEGCLEKIWSYVTQYSDAFILAAVVICSLEALQVILTCVFMELLKREMEERKRRKSRTYRKGSDFFYPSISEESLM